A section of the Arcobacter roscoffensis genome encodes:
- a CDS encoding urease accessory protein UreE, with protein sequence MIKKIIEIKKDISFDDEVELSWFDMQKPNLTAVSKKGVDFIIKAKFTHLHENDILVDEDGFTIKVSRSEDMIYILEFKDALSFAKTAYEIGNRHQPVQISESKIVVLDDISIEDIIKDCYKNESIKVEKTRGYFKPNGKAHHSH encoded by the coding sequence ATGATAAAAAAAATAATAGAAATAAAAAAAGACATCAGTTTTGATGATGAGGTTGAGTTATCATGGTTTGATATGCAAAAACCAAACCTAACAGCTGTAAGTAAAAAAGGTGTTGATTTTATAATAAAAGCCAAGTTTACGCACTTGCATGAAAATGATATTTTAGTTGATGAAGATGGCTTTACTATCAAAGTTTCAAGAAGTGAAGATATGATTTATATCTTAGAGTTTAAAGATGCACTTAGTTTTGCAAAAACTGCTTATGAGATAGGAAATAGACACCAACCAGTGCAAATAAGTGAGTCAAAAATAGTGGTTTTAGATGATATATCTATTGAAGATATTATCAAAGACTGCTATAAAAATGAGTCAATAAAAGTAGAAAAGACAAGAGGGTATTTTAAACCAAATGGAAAAGCACACCACTCACACTAA
- a CDS encoding urease accessory protein UreF produces MEKHTTHTKTLKSLSRFLQILDGSFPSGVFVHSFGLEPHMVLEEVKDIDTLREYLKNFIYDQYAKQEFVYIKKVYEALSSENLVVLKKLDKNLGAYLTFEYAKASKHIGENYFAQTKTLPQKQIVKEYFLKIENKQCLGNELLVLSSLAFDMDIKIEDFIVMWTKKNLINICAATLKISRIKPSQIQQLLFEFDEFLDEFDYENIDEKITNFNPLFEEVIFKHKNLEPKLFIT; encoded by the coding sequence ATGGAAAAGCACACCACTCACACTAAGACTTTAAAAAGCTTAAGTAGATTTTTGCAAATACTTGATGGAAGTTTTCCCTCAGGTGTTTTTGTTCACTCTTTTGGACTTGAACCTCATATGGTTTTAGAAGAAGTAAAAGATATAGATACTTTAAGAGAGTATCTTAAAAACTTTATTTATGATCAGTATGCAAAACAAGAGTTTGTATACATCAAAAAAGTCTATGAGGCTTTAAGTAGTGAAAATCTAGTAGTATTAAAAAAACTTGATAAAAATCTAGGGGCATATTTGACTTTTGAGTATGCGAAGGCTTCAAAACATATAGGTGAAAACTATTTTGCTCAAACAAAAACTTTGCCCCAAAAGCAAATAGTAAAAGAGTACTTTTTAAAAATAGAAAATAAACAGTGTTTAGGAAATGAACTTTTAGTTTTAAGCTCACTAGCCTTTGATATGGATATAAAAATAGAAGATTTTATAGTAATGTGGACTAAAAAAAATCTCATAAACATCTGTGCAGCAACACTAAAAATATCAAGAATAAAACCCTCACAAATTCAACAACTCTTATTTGAGTTTGATGAGTTTTTAGATGAGTTTGATTATGAAAATATTGATGAAAAGATTACAAATTTTAATCCACTTTTTGAAGAAGTGATATTTAAACATAAAAATTTAGAACCCAAACTATTTATTACATAA
- the ureG gene encoding urease accessory protein UreG: protein MALKIGIAGPVGSGKTSLIESLTNVLKDKYSLGIVTNDIYTTEDANYLKKTLDLDENRILGVETGGCPHTAIRDDISMNQKAVVELEEKFNPDIIFVESGGDNLSATFSYELIDYYLYVIDVAQGADIPRKKGAGLLFSDLLVVNKTDLAPYVGVYLEQMKEDVANNRKNKPSLFITNKDEKSLEKLVEWVEVLL from the coding sequence ATGGCACTAAAAATAGGAATAGCAGGACCAGTAGGAAGTGGTAAAACTTCTTTGATTGAAAGCCTTACAAATGTTTTGAAAGATAAATATAGTTTAGGAATAGTAACAAATGATATTTATACAACAGAAGATGCAAACTATCTTAAAAAAACACTTGATTTAGATGAAAATAGAATTCTAGGAGTTGAGACAGGAGGATGTCCTCACACAGCAATCAGAGATGATATTTCTATGAATCAAAAAGCAGTAGTTGAGTTAGAAGAGAAGTTTAATCCTGATATTATTTTTGTAGAAAGTGGTGGAGACAATCTAAGTGCTACTTTTTCTTATGAATTAATAGATTATTACTTATATGTTATTGATGTTGCACAAGGTGCTGATATTCCTAGAAAAAAGGGTGCTGGTTTACTTTTTAGTGATTTACTTGTGGTAAATAAAACAGATTTAGCCCCTTATGTTGGTGTATATTTAGAGCAGATGAAAGAAGATGTAGCAAACAATAGAAAAAATAAACCCTCGCTTTTTATCACAAACAAAGATGAAAAAAGTTTAGAAAAACTAGTAGAGTGGGTAGAGGTTTTACTTTGA
- a CDS encoding glycoside hydrolase family 3 N-terminal domain-containing protein, whose protein sequence is MIKKLFVLSLFVSCLFANENYTKKQVENMIAKMVVLGFHGTDVSVNDKIYKDIKNYNLGGVILFDKDPNDKSKRKNIVNPTQLKTLTSKLQNIKVEKLLISIDQEGGVVQRLKPAYGFKYTSSAQKVSSMGENFARQEYQTLAKQLKENGINLNFAPVVDLAINPKNKVIYKLKRSYGKDPKQVIKYASIFVEESRKQGVISVLKHFPGHGSSYGDSHKGFVDVTKTWKQEEMKPYEYLIQNNKVDMIMSAHVFNKEMDRNYPATLSYDINTIILRDMLNYKGVLISDDLQMKAISSHYSLEDTVTLAINSGVNILLFANQLAKPVKLETIINTVYTQIQKGKISLDKIVDSNKKIETLLQKI, encoded by the coding sequence ATGATAAAAAAACTTTTTGTTCTAAGCCTTTTTGTTAGTTGTTTATTTGCAAATGAAAACTATACAAAAAAACAAGTAGAAAATATGATAGCAAAGATGGTAGTCTTAGGTTTTCATGGTACAGATGTATCTGTAAATGATAAAATATATAAGGATATAAAAAACTATAATCTAGGTGGTGTTATTCTTTTTGATAAAGACCCAAATGATAAAAGTAAAAGAAAAAATATAGTAAATCCTACTCAACTTAAAACTTTAACTTCAAAACTTCAAAATATTAAAGTTGAGAAACTTTTAATCTCTATAGACCAAGAGGGTGGAGTCGTGCAAAGACTAAAACCTGCTTATGGATTTAAGTATACATCATCAGCCCAAAAAGTCTCTTCAATGGGTGAAAACTTTGCAAGACAAGAGTATCAAACACTTGCAAAACAGCTAAAAGAAAATGGAATAAACCTAAACTTCGCACCAGTAGTTGATCTAGCTATAAATCCTAAAAATAAAGTAATCTATAAACTAAAAAGATCTTATGGAAAAGACCCAAAACAAGTAATAAAGTATGCTTCTATCTTTGTAGAAGAATCAAGAAAACAAGGTGTTATCTCTGTACTTAAACACTTCCCTGGACATGGTTCATCTTATGGAGACTCTCATAAAGGCTTTGTAGATGTAACAAAAACTTGGAAACAAGAAGAGATGAAACCATATGAATATCTAATACAGAACAATAAAGTTGATATGATTATGAGTGCTCATGTTTTCAATAAAGAGATGGATAGAAACTATCCTGCAACACTTTCATATGATATAAATACTATTATTTTGAGAGATATGCTAAACTATAAAGGTGTTTTAATAAGTGATGACTTACAAATGAAAGCTATCTCTTCACACTATAGTTTAGAAGATACAGTAACTTTAGCTATAAATTCAGGTGTAAATATCTTGCTTTTTGCAAATCAACTTGCAAAACCTGTAAAACTTGAAACTATCATAAATACAGTTTACACACAAATACAAAAAGGAAAAATATCTCTTGATAAAATAGTTGATTCAAATAAAAAGATAGAAACACTACTTCAAAAGATATAA
- a CDS encoding leucine-rich repeat domain-containing protein, with amino-acid sequence MFEFEDKTIETLNLNHKNLKEIPKEVFEISSLRKLYLWSNAISMLPNEIASLNLLECLDIRNNTLETLPFEISKLENLKTLYLTSNKLKELPLGFYKLRNLEKIVLNDNCFEVFPSELLKMPKLQRVIIRNNKIKEIPKEITNMKSLKNLDISGNLLENLPKELKNLKNLKRLDVSGNKIKQNELKIEEFESLKVFQNS; translated from the coding sequence ATGTTTGAATTTGAAGATAAAACTATCGAAACTTTAAATCTAAACCATAAAAACTTAAAAGAAATCCCTAAAGAGGTCTTTGAAATAAGCTCTTTAAGGAAACTCTACCTTTGGAGCAATGCTATTTCGATGCTACCAAATGAAATAGCTAGCTTAAACTTGCTAGAATGTTTAGATATTAGAAATAATACTTTAGAAACTTTGCCTTTTGAGATTTCTAAGCTTGAAAACTTAAAAACACTTTATCTCACATCAAATAAGCTAAAAGAGTTACCACTAGGATTTTATAAGCTAAGAAACTTAGAAAAAATAGTCTTAAATGATAACTGTTTTGAGGTGTTTCCTAGTGAACTTCTAAAAATGCCAAAGCTTCAAAGAGTGATAATAAGAAACAATAAGATAAAAGAAATACCCAAAGAAATAACAAATATGAAAAGTCTAAAAAACTTGGACATTAGTGGAAATTTATTGGAAAATTTACCAAAAGAGTTAAAAAATCTAAAAAATCTAAAAAGACTAGATGTAAGTGGAAATAAAATAAAACAAAATGAACTTAAAATAGAAGAGTTTGAAAGCTTAAAAGTCTTTCAAAACTCTTGA
- a CDS encoding tyrosine-type recombinase/integrase, giving the protein MTGIYQLIVKLMYGCGLRMKEAQYIRIKDIDFGYDKIYIWDSKSLKDRTLPLPLKIKDELKIQVEKVKEIHQKDLENGYGSVYIPYALERKFPKAKFETKWQYVFPILQNGTDIRSIQELLGHKSIETTMIYTHVVKELNKGDIKSPLDF; this is encoded by the coding sequence ATGACAGGTATTTATCAACTCATAGTTAAACTTATGTATGGGTGTGGATTAAGAATGAAAGAAGCACAATATATACGTATAAAAGATATTGATTTCGGATACGATAAAATCTATATTTGGGATAGTAAGTCACTTAAAGATAGAACTTTACCACTTCCACTAAAAATAAAAGATGAACTTAAAATTCAAGTTGAGAAAGTAAAAGAAATACACCAAAAAGATTTAGAAAATGGATATGGAAGTGTATATATACCTTATGCACTTGAACGAAAATTTCCAAAAGCAAAATTTGAAACCAAATGGCAATATGTTTTTCCTATTTTGCAGAATGGTACAGATATACGAAGCATTCAAGAACTTTTAGGACATAAATCTATAGAAACTACGATGATATATACACATGTAGTAAAAGAATTAAATAAAGGTGATATTAAATCACCATTGGATTTTTAA
- a CDS encoding phage integrase N-terminal SAM-like domain-containing protein, with the protein MGKKLLDIMRDKIRFKHYSIKTEQSYIGWAKRYIIYHKKRHPIEMGKIEIEQFLTYLATKLNVSPTTQNQAFNAILFLYEQVLNISLKDQNIQALRAKESIFL; encoded by the coding sequence ATGGGTAAAAAATTACTAGATATTATGAGAGACAAAATACGATTTAAGCACTACAGTATAAAAACAGAACAAAGCTATATCGGCTGGGCTAAAAGATATATTATTTACCATAAGAAAAGGCACCCTATAGAAATGGGAAAAATCGAAATAGAACAGTTTTTGACTTATCTTGCCACAAAACTAAACGTATCTCCTACAACACAGAACCAAGCCTTTAATGCAATATTATTTTTATATGAACAAGTTTTAAATATCTCTTTAAAAGACCAAAATATTCAAGCACTAAGAGCAAAAGAAAGCATATTCCTGTAG